Proteins from a single region of Rana temporaria chromosome 5, aRanTem1.1, whole genome shotgun sequence:
- the LOC120940677 gene encoding mas-related G-protein coupled receptor member D-like, protein MNVTSMNGTQDEPSSSYSEYSYIHFTIVAVVALCLCIVGLVGNVIVFWYLCFKIQRNKYEVYIMNLSVADALFIVFTTLLLMIHINTIIGTDPDFIGKESLYIFIEIFYDIMQYSGMYILTAVSMERCSSVLFPFWYQRHRPRNLSTIMCIALWILGSLESLLENLVCTADAYLEQTSQCSAVQIIVFILAIGICLPIMIISSFTFLIKVKRSLKQQYTHNLHIIILIAVLVFILSVLPFTFLSFLIYFKLTPTDLVTVSFFYVTIYCTVLNCTINPYIYCIVGRNWKQKTPHSIQEALQRAFREEDDENDDSNSNKTINTSS, encoded by the coding sequence ATGAATGTAACCAGCATGAATGGCACCCAGGATGAACCCTCTAGTAGCTATTCGGAATATTCATACATACATTTCACCATAGTGGCTGTTGTAGCACTATGTCTTTGTATCGTTGGCCTAGTTGGAAATGTTATTGTGTTTTGGTACCTGTGCTTCAAGATCCAGAGAAACAAATACGAAGTTTATATTATGAATCTGTCAGTAGCTGACGCCCTGTTTATTGTATTTACTACCTTGCTTTTGATGATCCATATAAATACAATCATTGGTACAGATCCTGATTTTATAGGGAAGGAGAGTTTATATATTTTCATAGAAATATTTTATGATATTATGCAGTATTCCGGAATGTATATTCTTACAGCTGTCAGCATGGAACGATGTAGCTCTGTTTTGTTCCCCTTTTGGTACCAACGCCATCGCCCGAGGAACTTGTCCACTATTATGTGCATTGCTCTTTGGATCCTTGGCTCTTTGGAAAGTCTCCTTGAGAACCTTGTGTGTACAGCAGATGCTTACTTGGAACAAACCTCACAATGTTCAGCAGTTCaaataatagtttttattttagccaTTGGCATCTGCCTACCAATTATGATAATTTCCAGCTTCACCTTCCTCATTAAAGTGAAGAGGTCATTAAAGCAGCAATACACACATAATCTGCACATCATCATCCTTATTGCAGTTCTTGTATTCATCCTATCAGTTCTTCCAtttacttttttgtcttttttaatatatttcaaATTAACACCAACAGATTTGGTAACTGTTAGTTTTTTCTATGTAACAATTTATTGCACAGTGCTTAACTGCACCATCAACCCCTACATTTACTGTATTGTTGGAAGGAACTGGAAACAAAAGACCCCTCACTCGATCCAGGAAGCCCTCCAAAGAGCCTTTAGGGAGGAAGATGATGAGAATGATGACTCAAACAGCAACAAAACAATTAACACATCAAGCTAA